The proteins below come from a single Psychrobacter sp. PL19 genomic window:
- a CDS encoding YceI family protein, translating into MPPLSSDQVLFDWRKSLGALLLIVGCVGSSHAATYNIEPTHTNARFAIDHFKTSTNTGGFYNITGQLQYDPKAKTGNVSLVIPINSLNTGNKEFDITLKSSDFFDMEQFPLANFESTQWYFATDQASPKVARVDGKLTLHGETHPITLTATKFNCYFSPILRKSVCGGDFTTVIDRTKWGLSKYSLLGITKYLTLNIQVEAAKQ; encoded by the coding sequence ATGCCCCCGCTTTCATCTGACCAAGTACTGTTTGATTGGCGTAAATCACTAGGCGCGCTATTATTGATAGTCGGTTGTGTCGGTAGCAGCCATGCCGCCACCTATAATATTGAGCCTACCCATACCAATGCCCGTTTTGCCATTGATCACTTCAAAACCTCTACTAATACCGGTGGCTTTTATAATATCACGGGACAGTTGCAATACGATCCAAAAGCAAAGACTGGCAACGTATCGCTGGTTATACCAATAAATTCATTAAACACTGGCAATAAAGAATTCGACATTACGCTAAAGAGTAGTGACTTTTTTGATATGGAACAATTTCCGTTGGCTAATTTTGAGTCGACCCAGTGGTATTTTGCGACTGACCAAGCCAGCCCAAAGGTTGCGCGAGTCGATGGCAAACTAACGCTACATGGTGAAACTCATCCGATAACCTTAACCGCGACCAAGTTTAACTGTTATTTTAGCCCGATACTCAGAAAATCAGTCTGCGGTGGTGATTTTACGACTGTGATTGATCGGACTAAGTGGGGCCTAAGTAAGTACTCTTTATTAGGAATAACCAAGTATCTGACTTTAAATATCCAAGTTGAGGCTGCTAAGCAATAG
- a CDS encoding LysR family transcriptional regulator, with protein MKWQGVSEFVYVAEYESFTQAAKKIGISTAQVSRQVSALEKRLNIKLLYRTTRKVSLTEEGHIFYQHCRAVLDGLDAAEQAVSNLQSKPQGKIKLTAPVTYGEQQLLPLVNDFMLQYSDIEVTAFLSNQKIDLVEGAYDLAIRIGKLNDSTMMAKKLSCRTNFVCASPSYVDKYGRPYSLADLNQYNCLLGTRDYWHFKEAGKEKNIRVTGNVHYNSGYSLVDAALKGLGIVQLPDYYVQKHLESGELISLLDDYREPEEEIWAVYPHNRHLSPKIRLLVDYLVEYLPRV; from the coding sequence ATGAAATGGCAAGGCGTCAGTGAGTTCGTCTATGTTGCAGAATACGAAAGCTTTACTCAAGCTGCAAAAAAGATAGGTATCTCTACCGCACAAGTCAGCCGTCAAGTCAGCGCCTTAGAAAAGCGTCTCAATATTAAGTTACTTTATCGTACCACGCGCAAGGTGTCGTTAACCGAAGAAGGTCATATTTTTTATCAGCATTGCCGGGCAGTGCTTGATGGCTTAGATGCTGCTGAACAAGCGGTGAGTAATTTGCAATCAAAACCGCAGGGTAAAATCAAACTCACTGCACCCGTCACTTATGGGGAGCAACAGCTATTGCCATTAGTGAATGATTTTATGTTGCAGTATAGTGATATTGAAGTGACCGCATTTTTAAGCAACCAAAAGATTGATTTGGTTGAGGGTGCTTATGACTTAGCCATTCGCATTGGCAAGCTGAACGACTCCACCATGATGGCCAAAAAGCTCAGTTGCCGCACCAATTTTGTCTGTGCGTCGCCCTCTTATGTTGATAAATATGGTCGACCCTATTCTTTGGCTGACCTTAATCAATATAATTGCTTACTGGGGACTCGAGATTACTGGCATTTCAAAGAAGCGGGTAAAGAGAAGAATATTCGAGTGACGGGTAACGTACATTATAACAGCGGTTATAGTTTGGTTGATGCCGCTTTAAAAGGTCTGGGCATCGTACAACTCCCTGACTACTACGTACAAAAACACTTAGAGTCAGGAGAGCTGATAAGCTTGCTAGATGATTATAGGGAGCCGGAAGAAGAAATATGGGCAGTTTATCCGCACAACCGTCATTTATCCCCAAAGATTAGGCTGTTAGTAGACTATCTAGTAGAATACTTACCAAGAGTATAG
- a CDS encoding VOC family protein, with amino-acid sequence MSIFTHVTVGTKDLNKARTFYDSVLDTLGLKRIADLGEAGAIWGKDAPSFFVMRPIDGEPATIGNGVTVSFAASSRAAIDAFHAAALSAGGTDAGLPGTRGWAPNAYAAYVRDLDGNKLTTYCFDAE; translated from the coding sequence ATGAGCATTTTTACTCATGTTACTGTTGGTACCAAGGATTTAAATAAAGCGCGTACCTTCTATGATAGCGTGCTAGACACATTAGGACTTAAACGCATTGCTGATTTGGGCGAAGCTGGAGCAATATGGGGTAAAGATGCGCCTTCTTTCTTCGTAATGAGACCTATTGATGGCGAGCCAGCAACTATCGGTAATGGCGTTACAGTCAGCTTTGCTGCTTCTAGCCGCGCTGCTATTGATGCATTTCATGCCGCTGCATTAAGTGCTGGTGGCACGGACGCAGGACTACCAGGAACACGTGGTTGGGCGCCTAACGCTTATGCCGCTTATGTTCGTGATTTAGATGGCAACAAGCTGACCACTTATTGCTTTGATGCTGAATAA
- a CDS encoding AMP-binding protein gives MNKIWTDSYPEGVRSEMTCEHKTLPDFFDKVFAKYAQKEFSTNMGVTYSYDEINNISRDIAAWLQTLGLARGATIGIMMPNVNQYLPVVIGVIRAGLVLTSINPLYTARELKHQLTDSNASAIFILEPFCETLEKVVNDTEVKTVIISTIGDMLGTVKGTVVNLAAKHIKKAIPSHGLKSNSKYKVLSFKSVVKQGKALPYSRPVIQPDDLAILQYTGGTTGVAKGLSVSNYNVVIATTQFEEWFKPVYKKLPRDTQVNTIIALPLYHIYAFILLLLGVRVGQHLTLVTNPRDIDGFVKILGQRPFHILPAVNTLYQALLNNDKFKTLDFSNLKLSLSGGMAATPATAKKWKDTTGLPILEGWGMSEGLGVGTANPLDNTDYNGNIGLPLPGVEIDIRDDEGNILALGEVGEMCIKGDNIVSGYHNIDNAGFFTADGYLKTGDVASMNEQGFIQIYDRKKDMLIVSGFNVFPNEVENVIGMHPKVAECSVVGVDDEDQGQTVKAYVVKSDSSLTEQDIKDFCKESLTGYKRPRHVEFIDELPKSTVGKILRHELRKKASAAS, from the coding sequence ATGAATAAAATTTGGACAGACAGTTATCCTGAAGGTGTAAGGTCTGAAATGACCTGTGAGCACAAAACCCTACCTGATTTTTTTGATAAGGTATTCGCTAAATATGCTCAAAAAGAATTCAGTACTAACATGGGGGTGACTTATAGCTATGATGAGATCAACAACATATCTCGAGATATCGCCGCCTGGCTGCAGACTCTAGGACTAGCAAGAGGGGCTACCATCGGCATCATGATGCCGAACGTCAATCAGTATCTGCCAGTAGTTATTGGTGTCATCCGTGCTGGTTTGGTTTTGACTTCGATTAATCCTCTATACACCGCACGTGAACTTAAGCATCAATTAACTGATTCAAATGCTTCGGCAATTTTCATTTTAGAGCCGTTTTGTGAAACTTTAGAAAAAGTTGTTAATGATACCGAGGTCAAGACGGTAATCATTAGTACGATTGGCGACATGCTAGGTACCGTAAAAGGTACCGTTGTGAATCTAGCGGCTAAACATATTAAAAAAGCTATCCCAAGTCATGGGTTAAAGTCGAACTCTAAGTACAAAGTACTCAGCTTCAAATCTGTAGTGAAGCAAGGTAAAGCTTTACCTTATTCACGCCCTGTGATCCAACCTGATGATTTAGCTATTTTACAATATACAGGCGGGACGACAGGGGTTGCGAAAGGGCTATCAGTCAGTAATTATAACGTAGTGATAGCAACTACTCAGTTCGAAGAGTGGTTTAAGCCTGTTTACAAGAAGCTGCCTCGAGATACTCAGGTCAACACCATCATTGCTCTACCGTTATATCATATTTATGCCTTCATTCTACTGCTGCTCGGTGTTCGTGTCGGGCAACACCTAACCTTAGTAACTAATCCGCGTGATATTGATGGCTTTGTTAAGATACTAGGGCAGCGCCCGTTCCACATTTTGCCTGCGGTCAATACCCTGTATCAGGCATTACTGAACAATGATAAATTCAAGACCCTTGATTTTTCAAATTTAAAGCTATCACTTTCAGGTGGGATGGCAGCAACCCCAGCCACCGCCAAGAAGTGGAAAGACACGACGGGTCTGCCGATTCTTGAAGGCTGGGGCATGTCAGAGGGCCTAGGTGTTGGTACTGCCAACCCCTTGGACAATACTGATTACAACGGTAATATCGGTTTACCTTTGCCTGGGGTCGAGATCGATATTCGTGATGATGAGGGCAATATTCTAGCGCTGGGTGAAGTTGGAGAGATGTGTATTAAAGGAGATAACATCGTCTCAGGTTATCACAACATCGATAATGCTGGCTTCTTCACGGCCGATGGTTATCTCAAGACTGGTGATGTGGCTTCCATGAATGAGCAAGGCTTTATTCAGATATATGATCGCAAAAAAGATATGCTAATCGTTAGTGGCTTTAACGTATTTCCCAATGAGGTAGAAAACGTCATTGGTATGCATCCTAAAGTTGCTGAGTGTTCAGTAGTTGGCGTAGATGACGAAGATCAGGGCCAAACGGTCAAAGCTTATGTAGTGAAATCTGACAGCAGTCTTACTGAGCAAGATATTAAAGACTTCTGCAAAGAGAGTTTGACCGGCTATAAACGTCCTCGTCATGTTGAGTTTATAGATGAGCTGCCTAAGTCTACTGTTGGTAAAATACTACGCCATGAGCTACGAAAAAAAGCCAGTGCCGCTTCTTAA
- a CDS encoding IS630 family transposase: MTHVEEVLPESIDCQQVDIWFQDETRIGQQGSLTRVWHYRGQRPRLIRQQQFLSTYIFGAFCPATGNSVGLVLPWVNKQTMLLHMQEISKAVPEGRHAVVVMDGALWHQPSLNLHNVTMLKLPPYSPELNPSENVWQYLKQNELSNRCYEDYESIVDAACSAWNKLLEQPERVRSLTTRTWAQL; this comes from the coding sequence ATAACCCATGTCGAAGAAGTATTACCTGAAAGTATTGACTGTCAACAAGTCGATATCTGGTTTCAAGATGAAACTCGCATAGGACAACAAGGATCACTGACTCGAGTTTGGCATTACCGCGGTCAAAGACCTCGGCTTATCAGACAACAACAGTTCTTATCAACCTATATCTTTGGTGCTTTCTGTCCTGCTACGGGAAACAGTGTGGGACTGGTTCTGCCTTGGGTTAATAAGCAAACCATGCTCTTGCATATGCAAGAGATCAGTAAAGCGGTTCCCGAAGGTCGTCATGCGGTGGTGGTGATGGACGGGGCATTATGGCATCAACCAAGCTTGAATCTACACAATGTGACGATGCTTAAACTGCCCCCTTATTCACCTGAGCTAAACCCGTCTGAAAACGTGTGGCAGTATCTCAAACAGAATGAGTTGTCTAATCGCTGTTATGAGGACTATGAGTCTATTGTTGATGCGGCTTGCTCTGCTTGGAATAAGTTGCTTGAGCAGCCAGAGAGGGTTCGCTCTTTGACTACTCGGACTTGGGCGCAACTTTAG
- a CDS encoding 5-oxoprolinase subunit PxpA, whose amino-acid sequence MTIKIDLNSDMGEGFGAWSIGDDVDRDIMPLISSANIAAGFHAGDPSTMIDTLRLASRHGVCVGVHPGFHDLVGFGRRHISASADELVNDALYQLGALRELAYLEGLRMHHFKLHGALFMHAARDEEFAEKLTSALAIVAPDVSIYCLANSAIDHAAKNVGLPRVHEFYADRDYDEEGNIVFVRKVKQLDPDLVAQKVLRACQNNEVESVSGKIVTVKFDSVCIHSDTPGALSLIKTVRAVLDNAGIKVAAP is encoded by the coding sequence ATGACAATAAAGATCGATTTGAATTCAGATATGGGTGAGGGATTCGGCGCTTGGTCGATTGGTGATGATGTTGATCGCGATATCATGCCATTGATTAGCTCCGCCAATATTGCAGCGGGCTTTCACGCCGGTGACCCTTCTACTATGATTGATACGTTACGATTGGCATCTCGTCATGGAGTATGCGTTGGTGTTCATCCAGGGTTTCATGATTTAGTAGGATTTGGACGCCGCCACATTTCGGCGTCCGCCGATGAATTGGTGAATGACGCTCTGTACCAACTAGGTGCTCTACGCGAACTTGCCTATCTTGAAGGCCTCAGGATGCATCATTTTAAATTGCATGGTGCATTGTTTATGCATGCAGCACGTGATGAGGAGTTTGCCGAAAAGCTAACATCTGCTCTAGCAATTGTCGCTCCTGACGTATCTATTTACTGTCTAGCGAACTCAGCCATTGACCATGCGGCAAAAAACGTTGGGTTGCCAAGAGTTCATGAGTTCTACGCAGATCGTGATTACGATGAGGAAGGAAACATTGTATTCGTTCGCAAGGTTAAGCAACTTGATCCTGATTTAGTGGCACAAAAAGTGTTACGCGCATGCCAAAACAACGAAGTAGAGTCAGTTAGCGGTAAGATAGTGACTGTTAAATTCGACTCTGTATGTATTCACAGCGATACTCCGGGAGCCCTCTCACTGATTAAAACGGTACGAGCAGTTCTTGATAACGCAGGTATTAAAGTAGCCGCGCCTTAA
- a CDS encoding winged helix-turn-helix domain-containing protein, whose protein sequence is MTIPTDTLKDHNFGKLSKTERNPRARQRLLILYQYSIGKATNDIAKDLYIHPETARRTKKRYLQRGLDSIYDRPRKGRHSKLAEADIDAFKAMIVSEQEKRAGGRLTGKDIQQIAKEHYNAHYTVNGIYEMLKRIGMSWISARSQHPKANDAVQEAFKKTL, encoded by the coding sequence ATGACTATACCAACAGACACCCTAAAAGATCATAACTTTGGCAAACTCTCGAAGACCGAGCGTAACCCCAGAGCCCGTCAACGTCTCCTTATTCTATATCAATATAGCATAGGCAAAGCCACTAACGACATTGCCAAAGACCTCTACATTCACCCTGAAACCGCCAGACGCACCAAGAAACGTTATCTTCAACGTGGACTTGACAGTATCTATGACCGTCCCCGCAAAGGTCGACACAGTAAACTGGCGGAAGCCGACATAGATGCCTTTAAAGCCATGATCGTCTCTGAGCAAGAAAAGCGAGCTGGTGGCCGTCTAACCGGTAAAGACATCCAACAGATAGCCAAAGAGCACTATAATGCTCACTATACCGTTAACGGTATTTACGAGATGTTAAAGCGTATCGGTATGAGCTGGATAAGTGCTCGTAGTCAGCACCCAAAAGCCAATGATGCGGTACAAGAAGCTTTTAAAAAAACGTTATAA
- a CDS encoding AMP-binding protein, which translates to MEKFWTEKYPAGVLKEVASDQYPSLTHLFDDMFANYANREFSTNMEVSYTYAQIDVISKNISAWLQSQGLKKGDKVALMMPNVNQYMPIVLGILRAGYVVTSINPMYTARELKHQLDDTQASILFILEPFCQVLEKIVSDSQVKTVIVSKIGDMLGTAKGTLVNLMAKHVKKAVPAHGLKSNSQYQLIDLKAVMSKGKSLPYVRPEQNIDDLAFVQYTGGTTGVAKGVLLSHRNLISGTMQFDAWLAPTYKNIKEGTVVNSIIALPLYHFFAFMVVMIGIRAGHHFTLITNPRDIDGFIKTLATRPFHILPAVNTLFQALIQHPDIENLDFSNLIISLSGGMAATPATSQKWIDMTGTALVQGWGMTETVAVGTLNPIVAKADFTGKIGMPLPGVDMTIRDDDENELPIGEIGEICLKGDNVTQGYNNMDSSAYFTHDGYLKTGDIGAIGEDGYVTLYDRKKDMLIVSGFNVFPNEVEGVVGMHPKVSECGVVGVDDLKRGQAIKVFVVKSDKSLTEDEIIEHCKENLTGYKRPRYIEFCDELPKSSVGKILRNELRKKASISG; encoded by the coding sequence ATGGAAAAATTTTGGACTGAAAAATATCCTGCAGGGGTATTAAAGGAGGTTGCTAGCGATCAGTACCCTTCGTTAACCCATCTGTTTGACGACATGTTCGCCAATTACGCCAATCGAGAATTCAGCACCAATATGGAAGTGAGCTATACCTATGCACAAATTGATGTTATTTCTAAGAACATCAGTGCTTGGTTACAGAGTCAAGGGCTAAAAAAAGGCGATAAAGTGGCATTGATGATGCCCAACGTTAACCAATATATGCCAATTGTACTTGGAATTCTGCGGGCAGGTTATGTGGTCACTTCAATCAACCCGATGTATACCGCACGCGAACTTAAGCATCAGCTTGATGATACCCAAGCCTCTATACTCTTTATCCTAGAGCCTTTTTGTCAGGTACTAGAAAAAATCGTTAGTGACAGTCAGGTCAAGACGGTAATCGTCAGCAAAATTGGCGACATGCTGGGTACGGCTAAAGGGACATTAGTCAATTTAATGGCTAAGCATGTCAAAAAAGCGGTGCCAGCGCACGGTCTAAAGTCTAACAGTCAGTACCAGCTGATTGACCTCAAAGCCGTGATGTCTAAAGGTAAGTCTCTGCCATACGTTCGTCCTGAGCAAAATATTGACGACTTGGCATTTGTGCAATATACCGGCGGTACGACAGGTGTGGCTAAGGGGGTACTCTTGAGCCATCGCAACCTGATATCAGGCACCATGCAGTTTGATGCCTGGTTAGCACCGACCTATAAAAATATTAAAGAAGGCACCGTCGTTAACTCTATAATCGCTTTGCCTCTCTATCACTTCTTTGCATTTATGGTAGTGATGATAGGTATTCGCGCCGGCCACCATTTTACCTTAATCACGAATCCGCGTGATATAGATGGTTTTATTAAAACCTTGGCAACCAGGCCTTTCCATATCTTGCCAGCAGTCAACACTCTGTTCCAAGCACTGATTCAACATCCCGATATCGAAAATCTTGATTTTTCTAACTTGATAATTTCATTATCAGGCGGCATGGCAGCGACCCCAGCGACGTCACAAAAATGGATTGATATGACTGGTACGGCTTTAGTCCAAGGCTGGGGAATGACTGAAACAGTGGCTGTTGGCACACTGAACCCCATTGTTGCCAAAGCTGACTTTACCGGTAAAATCGGTATGCCACTACCTGGTGTCGACATGACTATCCGTGATGACGACGAAAATGAGTTACCAATCGGTGAAATCGGTGAGATATGCCTAAAAGGCGATAACGTCACGCAAGGCTATAATAATATGGATAGCTCTGCATACTTTACTCACGATGGTTACCTTAAGACTGGTGACATCGGGGCAATCGGTGAAGACGGTTATGTCACCTTATATGACCGCAAAAAAGATATGTTGATTGTTAGCGGTTTTAACGTCTTTCCGAATGAAGTAGAAGGGGTAGTCGGCATGCATCCTAAGGTATCTGAATGTGGTGTGGTCGGGGTTGATGATCTTAAGCGTGGCCAGGCGATTAAAGTGTTTGTGGTTAAATCTGATAAGAGCTTAACTGAAGATGAAATCATCGAGCACTGTAAAGAAAATTTAACCGGCTATAAGCGTCCACGTTATATTGAATTCTGTGATGAGCTGCCTAAATCGTCAGTAGGCAAAATATTGCGTAATGAATTGCGTAAAAAAGCTTCTATAAGCGGTTAA
- a CDS encoding S-(hydroxymethyl)glutathione dehydrogenase/class III alcohol dehydrogenase: protein MSDKFIKSKAAIAWGPNQPLSVEEVDVMLPRKGEVLVKIIASGVCHTDAYTLSGEDPEGVFPAILGHEGGGIVEQIGEGVTSVQVGDHVIPLYTAECGVCKMCTSGKTNLCSAVRETQGKGLMPDGTTRFYKDGQPIYHYMGCSTFSEYTVLPEISLAKVNKEAPLEKVCLLGCGVTTGMGAVMNTAKVEEGSTVAIFGLGGIGLAAVIGASMAKASRIIGVDINEDKFELAKKLGATDCINSKDYDKPIQEVIVEMTDGGVDYSFECIGNVDVMRSALECCHKGWGESVIIGVAGAGKEISTRPFQLVTGRVWKGSAFGGVKGRTELPGYVERYLEGEIPLNDFITHTMPLEDINEAFDLMHKGESIRSVIHFDA, encoded by the coding sequence ATGTCAGATAAATTTATTAAATCTAAAGCCGCCATTGCTTGGGGACCAAATCAACCACTCTCAGTTGAAGAAGTGGACGTCATGCTGCCACGCAAAGGCGAAGTATTGGTAAAAATCATTGCTAGTGGTGTTTGTCATACTGATGCCTATACTTTATCTGGTGAAGATCCAGAAGGAGTCTTCCCTGCTATTTTAGGTCATGAAGGCGGCGGTATCGTTGAGCAAATCGGCGAAGGCGTGACTAGCGTGCAAGTCGGCGATCATGTCATTCCTTTATACACCGCCGAATGTGGTGTGTGCAAAATGTGTACTTCAGGTAAAACCAATCTATGTTCAGCTGTACGTGAAACTCAAGGTAAAGGTTTGATGCCAGATGGCACCACCCGTTTTTATAAAGATGGTCAGCCAATTTATCATTATATGGGCTGCTCAACTTTCTCTGAATATACCGTTTTGCCAGAGATTTCTTTGGCAAAAGTGAACAAAGAGGCACCGTTAGAAAAAGTTTGTCTGCTTGGTTGTGGCGTCACTACTGGTATGGGCGCAGTCATGAACACTGCCAAGGTTGAAGAGGGCTCTACCGTGGCTATTTTTGGTCTGGGCGGCATCGGTCTAGCAGCCGTTATCGGTGCAAGCATGGCCAAAGCCAGCCGTATTATCGGTGTTGATATTAACGAAGATAAGTTTGAGCTGGCCAAAAAGTTAGGGGCAACTGATTGCATCAACTCTAAAGACTACGATAAGCCTATTCAAGAAGTCATCGTTGAAATGACTGATGGCGGCGTGGACTATTCATTTGAATGTATCGGTAACGTCGATGTCATGCGTTCAGCGCTTGAGTGCTGCCATAAAGGCTGGGGCGAGTCGGTTATCATTGGAGTTGCTGGCGCGGGCAAAGAGATTTCAACCCGTCCATTCCAACTAGTGACCGGTCGAGTCTGGAAAGGCTCAGCATTTGGTGGTGTTAAAGGCCGTACAGAATTGCCAGGTTACGTAGAGCGTTATCTAGAAGGCGAGATCCCATTAAATGATTTCATTACCCATACTATGCCACTTGAAGATATCAACGAAGCCTTTGATCTGATGCATAAAGGCGAAAGTATCCGCTCGGTTATCCACTTTGATGCTTAA
- a CDS encoding CaiB/BaiF CoA transferase family protein: MPNNISSNTSSGIAQMTDCLQGLRVIDLTRNLPGPFATRLLADLGADIIKIEPMNGDPARALGGLFEALNHGKTIEKYDFRNPEGIESIKAHLKDADVMLDSFRPGVLEGMGLDTKTLHAINPKLVIVSITGYGLGTGDDAKQEIKHEWADKAGHDINFMAMSGVLDQLKTAEGEQAMPNIQFADLAGGSDTAVIALLAAVFAAERTGKGRHIAVSMTHSLYQHMVMPKATGTLVKSFSGQTPPPQYDFLGGLLPCYCLYKTADDRYMAVGSLELKFWQGLCDVLALPELKTKHWQLGIMPNMPDSKAAAKTVAETFASQPLAHWQQAFESADVCVTPVLTLEEAKAHPLFAHQDQHQATAGWQLFE; encoded by the coding sequence ATGCCTAACAACATATCCTCAAATACGTCATCAGGTATTGCTCAAATGACTGATTGTCTCCAAGGGTTGCGAGTTATCGATTTGACTCGCAATCTACCAGGACCATTTGCGACTCGTTTGCTTGCAGATTTGGGGGCAGATATTATCAAAATCGAGCCTATGAACGGTGACCCTGCCCGAGCACTGGGCGGGCTATTTGAAGCCCTAAATCATGGCAAGACTATTGAAAAATACGATTTCCGTAATCCCGAAGGTATTGAGTCAATCAAAGCCCATCTCAAAGATGCGGACGTGATGTTAGATAGCTTTCGCCCTGGGGTATTGGAAGGCATGGGTTTAGATACCAAAACCCTTCACGCCATTAATCCAAAGCTGGTCATCGTATCCATCACTGGGTATGGCTTAGGGACTGGCGATGACGCTAAGCAGGAAATTAAGCATGAATGGGCTGATAAAGCGGGCCACGATATCAACTTTATGGCCATGAGTGGCGTTCTGGACCAGTTAAAGACCGCGGAGGGCGAACAGGCTATGCCTAACATCCAGTTTGCAGATTTAGCTGGGGGTAGCGATACCGCAGTAATTGCTTTATTAGCTGCCGTATTCGCCGCCGAGCGAACCGGCAAAGGTCGACATATCGCAGTCAGTATGACTCACAGCTTATACCAGCATATGGTCATGCCAAAAGCGACAGGCACCCTAGTCAAGAGCTTTTCAGGTCAGACCCCGCCACCACAGTACGACTTTTTAGGTGGGTTGCTGCCTTGTTACTGTCTATACAAGACGGCTGACGATCGCTATATGGCTGTGGGTTCTTTAGAGCTTAAGTTTTGGCAAGGATTGTGCGATGTATTAGCGCTGCCTGAGCTCAAAACAAAACACTGGCAACTTGGGATAATGCCTAATATGCCAGATAGTAAAGCTGCTGCCAAGACTGTCGCTGAGACCTTTGCCAGTCAGCCACTTGCGCATTGGCAACAGGCCTTTGAATCTGCAGACGTCTGTGTGACTCCGGTATTGACCTTGGAAGAAGCAAAAGCGCACCCGCTATTCGCCCATCAAGATCAACATCAAGCAACAGCGGGCTGGCAGTTATTTGAGTGA